From Anopheles arabiensis isolate DONGOLA chromosome 3, AaraD3, whole genome shotgun sequence, a single genomic window includes:
- the LOC120900234 gene encoding uncharacterized protein LOC120900234, protein MIAHSKMRYVWYCFALLALVLCGTCRAVTPSGKVDFSEADDLNDETNGGFVSVYKNFPKIQVTVDTQKLKRVPQPETKSDESSSGSSGSSGSESVERPSVGVRTDITIEISEESANDTRISGDRDGKKDRNGQSGTGGGDAAGSGKKDRNGTGKGTHDEDDDNASIPVFKGMAGVSTKKPKPTPTRGSIPHADSRPIVTYNQRPTVSSFYGPGSDDRNRISGEYDGWNAHYPSHTVTAVWTTERPYLRRVDYDYPGQHRSPPYYKGYVPYNVGHRPSQSAEQHPHHHHAGDWKPCYCSIYQPWGARAPSNPVLPGTGTLHPTAHPPPRNGVDNKVDIPAVHSPPPAPSHQQHYRSIHS, encoded by the exons ATGATTGCCCACAGTAAGATGAGATACGTTTGGTACTGTTTCGCGCTACTTGCGCTTGTGTTGTGTGGCACCTGCCGTGCTGTTACTCCTTCGGGAAAGGTGGACTTTTCCGAGGCGGATGATTTGAACGACGAAACCAACGGTGGGTTCGTGAGTGTGTACAAAAACTTCCCCAAGATTCAGGTGACTGTAGACACGCAGAAGCTGAAGCGTGTCCCGCAGCCGGAAACGAAAAGTGATGAGTCGAGCTCGGGCAGCTCCGGCAGTTCCGGTTCGGAGTCGGTCGAACGACCCTCCGTTGGAGTGCGAACGGATATAACGATTGAAATTTCGGAAGAGTCGGCAAACGATACGCGCATCAGTGGTGATCGTGATGGGAAAAAGGATCGCAATGGTCAGAGTGGTACGGGTGGTGGAGATGCTGCCGGAAGTGGCAAAAAGGATCGCAACGGAACGGGCAAAGGAACGCACGATGAGGACGATGACAATGCGAGCATCCCAGTGTTTAAGGGAATGGCGGGAGTGTCCACTAAAAAGCCGAAACCTACACCAACCCGTGGGTCGATTCCACATGCCGACAGCAGACCGATCGTAACGTACAATCAGCGACCGACGGTGAGCAGCTTTTACGGCCCGGGCAGTGACGATCGCAACCGTATCAGTGGAGAGTACGATGGCTGGAATGCGCATTACCCGTCGCACACGGTGACGGCCGTTTGGACCACCGAGCGACCGTACCTTCGCCGGGTGGACTACGACTATCCAG GGCAACATCGATCGCCACCGTACTACAAGGGTTACGTGCCCTACAATGTGGGCCACCGTCCCTCGCAGTCGGCGGAGCAAcatccccatcatcatcacgccGGTGACTGGAAACCGTGCTACTGCAGCATCTACCAGCCGTGGGGTGCACGTGCGCCATCCAATCCCGTCCTGCCCGGCACGGGAACGTTGCACCCGACCGCTCACCCGCCACCGCGAAACGGCGTCGACAACAAAGTAGACATCCCGGCCGTCCATTCGCCACCGCCGGCACCGTCGCACCAGCAACACTATCGATCGATCCACTCGTAG
- the LOC120900236 gene encoding uncharacterized protein LOC120900236 has product MRRSLVAVVVMLYLGCSRGSPLLDWGKQDGSSLLGKVSTLKQTVYEKKREFLNGINEKVSKMLWIPPWSTTEETPVSDLPQHDPVSETPSIWWWQTTEQPPSSTTTTEQPLSDPIVIDLPTYVPIVPTTKAPSTTSTARNPSNNDRLVFTVADTNELELPNVYMYARSGFIPPELRLTDSVEYVGPVVGGGPPVQNNLTRRLIMV; this is encoded by the exons ATGAGACGATCATTGGTCGCTGTGGTTGTGATGTTATACCTTGGGTGTAGTAGAGGCT CTCCACTGCTCGACTGGGGAAAACAGGATGGAAGCAGTTTGCTTGG CAAAGTGTCCACGCTGAAACAAACCGTGTACGAGAAGAAGCGTGAGTTTCTGAACGGTATCAACGAGAAGGTTTCCAAAATGCTTTGGATTCCACCCTGGTCTACGACGGAGGAAACTCCCGTCAGTGATTTACCTCAGCATGATCCTGTTTCCGAGACGCCGAGTATCTGGTGGTGGCAAACTACGGAGCAGCCACCAAGTAGCACTACTACAACGGAGCAACCTTTAAGTGATCCCATTGTTATAGATCTTCCTACTTACGTTCCGATCGTGCCCACAACAAAAGCTCCATCAACTACATCGACGGCCAGAAATCCTTCAAACAACGATCGTCTTGTGTTCACCGTTGCCGATACGAACGAGCTAGAACTACCTAATGTTTACATG TACGCACGAAGCGGGTTCATTCCTCCGGAACTTCGTCTAACAGATTCGGTGGAATACGTCGGTCCCGTCGTAGGTGGGGGTCCCCCAGTGCAAAACAATCTAACGAGACGACTTATTATGGTGTAG
- the LOC120900233 gene encoding uncharacterized protein LOC120900233 isoform X1 — MWKVCVVLGALLLGYSNAGIASWSEDISVHNNAAVTGIHYSQHESSVNAARKAAAERLQQHQAAALVAGSGSSTGPCDTLCYNSYAADAGSDAETIGQGIVGFTSTGAAGAVGSSQKYSASSSRMSESSVQNVAVPVVYPAVASTAGTRSSYSSSSSSRQQKVHSSAGVAQPVSGALYSADHGLTRSSIVQPVVYPVAAPQTHAAQSSYERSSSERSVVSRPVVNSVVYTPLPVAGASNSYNTRSSFAAASNEQQVVQPVTYPAANNDYSRRYVAQQDHTQYRQYPSTSNTYVLYSKPIASSVQYYAPSRSRTEEAASSTSYDASGRVVNLNIAQPVHSERVNEQRSQQRAESVQTVQRQSDLYPVRAGYDHQEKEAVQHHQEVDYEDTVDTLVTDRPVRLLTPTVPAASSASSQRRTEQQSSYVRTGSYVPNTGSSTRYNTAQSMEGQRRQTYHSAPTYVAPVPVTGSVSSSKYESAAESQQRHTQNSLNVPIVIQPAPVSASSSASRYASSAHEQRTGASGPVYYAPAAGASTYGSQYSNTAASSSHNSRYKAGSAGGFVHYPIANDDFGRRFGAVGGAGGFGAETDLQDIMSESEALARLQAQNVHNGAVTGSGTIDAETRFGGESDGLGTMPGGYQRTKSWSSSSKWASEQRYGDDGKPKTFNMLSTAESEKHNINGKTTGYKAATTTLDDDGKVSTYSLHTT, encoded by the exons ATGTGGAAGGTTTGCGTTGTGTTGGGAGCCCTCTTACTGGGATACAGTAATGCAg GGATCGCTTCCTGGAGTGAGGATATCTCAGTGCACAACAA TGCGGCCGTAACTGGAAT ACACTACTCCCAGCACGAATCGTCCGTGAATGCGGCACGAAAAGCTGCAGCAGAGCGTTTGCAACAACATCAGGCCGCGGCATTAGTGGCGGGCAGCGGAAGCTCTACTGGACCGTGTGATACTCTGTGCTACAACAGCTACGCCGCCGATGCTGGTAGTGATGCCGAAACGATCGGACAGGGTATTGTAGGCTTTACCTCCACTGGTGCAGCCGGTGCAGTTGGTTCTTCGCAGAAATATTCGGCCAGTTCGTCGCGTATGTCGGAGTCGTCGGTACAGAACGTAGCCGTTCCGGTGGTCTACCCAGCCGTTGCGTCTACGGCAGGCACACGCTCCAGCTATTCTAGCTCGTCCTCCTCAAGACAGCAGAAAGTTCACAGTAGCGCAGGTGTAGCTCAGCCCGTTTCGGGCGCTCTCTACAGTGCCGATCATGGATTGACCCGTTCGAGTATCGTGCAGCCGGTGGTGTACCCGGTGGCCGCACCTCAAACACACGCCGCTCAGAGCAGTTACGAACGGTCGAGCAGTGAACGGTCGGTTGTAAGCCGCCCAGTAGTTAACAGTGTTGTGTACACTCCTCTTCCCGTGGCGGGTGCTAGCAACAGCTACAACACACGCTCGAGTTTCGCCGCTGCTTCGAACGAGCAGCAGGTTGTACAGCCGGTCACCTACCCGGCAGCAAACAATGACTATTCCAGGCGCTACGTTGCCCAGCAAGATCACACCCAGTACCGTCAGTATCCGTCCACATCGAACACGTACGTGCTGTACTCGAAGCCGATCGCCTCCTCCGTGCAGTACTATGCACCGTCACGATCACGCACTGAGGAAGCAGCATCCAGCACGTCCTATGACGCTTCCGGACGAGTGGTGAACTTGAACATCGCCCAACCAGTGCACTCGGAGCGTGTCAACGAACAGCGATCGCAGCAGCGTGCCGAATCGGTGCAAACTGTACAGCGCCAGTCGGATCTCTATCCCGTCCGGGCAGGGTACGATCATCAGGAAAAGGAAGCAGTACAACACCACCAGGAGGTTGATTACGAGGATACAGTTGATACGCTGGTGACTGACCGTCCCGTGAGACTGCTCACACCCACGGTTCCGGCCGCTTCGTCAGCGTCTTCACAACGCCGCACCGAGCAACAGAGTTCGTACGTTCGTACGGGATCGTACGTTCCCAACACTGGTTCCAGCACCCGATACAACACTGCCCAATCGATGGAGGGTCAGCGTCGTCAAACGTACCACTCTGCACCAACATACGTCGCACCTGTTCCTGTGACCGGATCTGTTTCATCCTCGAAGTACGAAAGTGCCGCGGAGTCCCAACAGCGACACACCCAAAACTCACTCAACGTTCCGATCGTAATACAGCCCGCTCCAGTGAGTGCTTCCTCGTCGGCTTCTCGGTATGCATCCTCAGCACACGAACAGCGCACCGGAGCTAGTGGTCCTGTCTACTACGCACCGGCGGCTGGAGCATCTACATACGGTTCGCAGTATTCCAACACCGCTGCCAGCTCTTCGCACAACAGTCGATACAAGGCCGGAAGTGCAGGTGGCTTCGTACACTATCCTATCGCGAACGATGACTTTGGACGTCGGTTCGGTGCCGTAGGTGGAGCGGGAGGTTTCGGTGCGGAAACGGACCTACAGGACATTATGAGTGAGTCGGAGGCCCTTGCCCGGCTGCAGGCTCAGAATGTGCACAATGGTGCCGTGACGGGAAGTGGAACGATCGATGCAGAAACTCGTTTTGGAGGCGAGTCGGACGGTTTGGGCACAATGCCGGGTGGTTACCAGCGTACCAAGTCTTGGTCTAGCAGCTCAAAGTGGGCCTCAGAGCAGCGT TATGGCGACGATGGCAAACCCAAGACGTTCAATATGCTCTCCACTGCCGAAAGCGAGAAGCACAACATCAATGGAAAGACGACAGGATATAAGGCAGCCACCACGACCCTGGATGACGATGGAAAAGTCAGCACGTACAGTCTGCACACGACGTAA
- the LOC120900233 gene encoding uncharacterized protein LOC120900233 isoform X2, with protein sequence MWKVCVVLGALLLGYSNAGIASWSEDISVHNKHYSQHESSVNAARKAAAERLQQHQAAALVAGSGSSTGPCDTLCYNSYAADAGSDAETIGQGIVGFTSTGAAGAVGSSQKYSASSSRMSESSVQNVAVPVVYPAVASTAGTRSSYSSSSSSRQQKVHSSAGVAQPVSGALYSADHGLTRSSIVQPVVYPVAAPQTHAAQSSYERSSSERSVVSRPVVNSVVYTPLPVAGASNSYNTRSSFAAASNEQQVVQPVTYPAANNDYSRRYVAQQDHTQYRQYPSTSNTYVLYSKPIASSVQYYAPSRSRTEEAASSTSYDASGRVVNLNIAQPVHSERVNEQRSQQRAESVQTVQRQSDLYPVRAGYDHQEKEAVQHHQEVDYEDTVDTLVTDRPVRLLTPTVPAASSASSQRRTEQQSSYVRTGSYVPNTGSSTRYNTAQSMEGQRRQTYHSAPTYVAPVPVTGSVSSSKYESAAESQQRHTQNSLNVPIVIQPAPVSASSSASRYASSAHEQRTGASGPVYYAPAAGASTYGSQYSNTAASSSHNSRYKAGSAGGFVHYPIANDDFGRRFGAVGGAGGFGAETDLQDIMSESEALARLQAQNVHNGAVTGSGTIDAETRFGGESDGLGTMPGGYQRTKSWSSSSKWASEQRYGDDGKPKTFNMLSTAESEKHNINGKTTGYKAATTTLDDDGKVSTYSLHTT encoded by the exons ATGTGGAAGGTTTGCGTTGTGTTGGGAGCCCTCTTACTGGGATACAGTAATGCAg GGATCGCTTCCTGGAGTGAGGATATCTCAGTGCACAACAA ACACTACTCCCAGCACGAATCGTCCGTGAATGCGGCACGAAAAGCTGCAGCAGAGCGTTTGCAACAACATCAGGCCGCGGCATTAGTGGCGGGCAGCGGAAGCTCTACTGGACCGTGTGATACTCTGTGCTACAACAGCTACGCCGCCGATGCTGGTAGTGATGCCGAAACGATCGGACAGGGTATTGTAGGCTTTACCTCCACTGGTGCAGCCGGTGCAGTTGGTTCTTCGCAGAAATATTCGGCCAGTTCGTCGCGTATGTCGGAGTCGTCGGTACAGAACGTAGCCGTTCCGGTGGTCTACCCAGCCGTTGCGTCTACGGCAGGCACACGCTCCAGCTATTCTAGCTCGTCCTCCTCAAGACAGCAGAAAGTTCACAGTAGCGCAGGTGTAGCTCAGCCCGTTTCGGGCGCTCTCTACAGTGCCGATCATGGATTGACCCGTTCGAGTATCGTGCAGCCGGTGGTGTACCCGGTGGCCGCACCTCAAACACACGCCGCTCAGAGCAGTTACGAACGGTCGAGCAGTGAACGGTCGGTTGTAAGCCGCCCAGTAGTTAACAGTGTTGTGTACACTCCTCTTCCCGTGGCGGGTGCTAGCAACAGCTACAACACACGCTCGAGTTTCGCCGCTGCTTCGAACGAGCAGCAGGTTGTACAGCCGGTCACCTACCCGGCAGCAAACAATGACTATTCCAGGCGCTACGTTGCCCAGCAAGATCACACCCAGTACCGTCAGTATCCGTCCACATCGAACACGTACGTGCTGTACTCGAAGCCGATCGCCTCCTCCGTGCAGTACTATGCACCGTCACGATCACGCACTGAGGAAGCAGCATCCAGCACGTCCTATGACGCTTCCGGACGAGTGGTGAACTTGAACATCGCCCAACCAGTGCACTCGGAGCGTGTCAACGAACAGCGATCGCAGCAGCGTGCCGAATCGGTGCAAACTGTACAGCGCCAGTCGGATCTCTATCCCGTCCGGGCAGGGTACGATCATCAGGAAAAGGAAGCAGTACAACACCACCAGGAGGTTGATTACGAGGATACAGTTGATACGCTGGTGACTGACCGTCCCGTGAGACTGCTCACACCCACGGTTCCGGCCGCTTCGTCAGCGTCTTCACAACGCCGCACCGAGCAACAGAGTTCGTACGTTCGTACGGGATCGTACGTTCCCAACACTGGTTCCAGCACCCGATACAACACTGCCCAATCGATGGAGGGTCAGCGTCGTCAAACGTACCACTCTGCACCAACATACGTCGCACCTGTTCCTGTGACCGGATCTGTTTCATCCTCGAAGTACGAAAGTGCCGCGGAGTCCCAACAGCGACACACCCAAAACTCACTCAACGTTCCGATCGTAATACAGCCCGCTCCAGTGAGTGCTTCCTCGTCGGCTTCTCGGTATGCATCCTCAGCACACGAACAGCGCACCGGAGCTAGTGGTCCTGTCTACTACGCACCGGCGGCTGGAGCATCTACATACGGTTCGCAGTATTCCAACACCGCTGCCAGCTCTTCGCACAACAGTCGATACAAGGCCGGAAGTGCAGGTGGCTTCGTACACTATCCTATCGCGAACGATGACTTTGGACGTCGGTTCGGTGCCGTAGGTGGAGCGGGAGGTTTCGGTGCGGAAACGGACCTACAGGACATTATGAGTGAGTCGGAGGCCCTTGCCCGGCTGCAGGCTCAGAATGTGCACAATGGTGCCGTGACGGGAAGTGGAACGATCGATGCAGAAACTCGTTTTGGAGGCGAGTCGGACGGTTTGGGCACAATGCCGGGTGGTTACCAGCGTACCAAGTCTTGGTCTAGCAGCTCAAAGTGGGCCTCAGAGCAGCGT TATGGCGACGATGGCAAACCCAAGACGTTCAATATGCTCTCCACTGCCGAAAGCGAGAAGCACAACATCAATGGAAAGACGACAGGATATAAGGCAGCCACCACGACCCTGGATGACGATGGAAAAGTCAGCACGTACAGTCTGCACACGACGTAA